In Ipomoea triloba cultivar NCNSP0323 chromosome 7, ASM357664v1, a single genomic region encodes these proteins:
- the LOC116024288 gene encoding uncharacterized protein LOC116024288, giving the protein MTEKVRLIRGRMKAAQDRQKSYADRRRQSVEFQKGDKVWLKISPIKGVMRFGKKGKLSPRYIGQYEILERIGKVAYRLALPAVMDRVHNVFHVSQLRKCVYDTSHVLQPEDVTLDENLSYEEKLVKILDTKTRDTRRKSIKLVKVLWSNHLVEEATWELEDEMRTRYPMLFEQGKREPKA; this is encoded by the coding sequence ATGACAGAAAAGGTCAGGTTGATTCGAGGAAGGATGAAAGCTGCCCAGGACcgacaaaagtcttatgctgatcGAAGAAGGCAATCAGTTGAATTTCAAAAAGGTGATAAGGTATGGCTAAAAATATCTCCCATAAAAGGAGTAATGCGGttcgggaagaaaggaaaattgagTCCAAGATATATTGGACAATATGAAATCCTTGAGAGGATCGGAAAGGTAGCATACCGATTAGCGCTACCTGCGGTGATGGATCGAGTACACAATGTATTTCATGTGTCTCAATTAAGGAAGTGCGTATATGATACATCACATGTACTTCAACCTGAGGATGTGACTTTGGATGAGAACTTATCATATGAAGAAAAACTAGTGAAAATATTGGATACTAAGACCCGGGATACCCGTAGAAAGTCCATAAAGTTGGTGAAAGTGTTATGGTCAAACCATTTGGTGGAAGaagccacatgggagttggaagaCGAAATGAGAACGCGATACCCTATGTTGTTTGAGCAAGGTAAAAGAGAACCTAAAGCTTAA